A window from Drosophila nasuta strain 15112-1781.00 chromosome 3, ASM2355853v1, whole genome shotgun sequence encodes these proteins:
- the LOC132792055 gene encoding uncharacterized protein LOC132792055 isoform X3, with translation MMKRTRIDEVQFGTRTGPGPGGGVGVGGVGGVGVAGSAANSAGGGVVNSAGGVTIGTVVPNAHSATISSINSIHHRILTPQHGGAQTIAYLPSTTPTAATNLKTTSSSSNTASIVDSASTGAQTTAVVPVGVGGVVVSTGSAATQTLQYTTSYSVASIQAGGTLKASPADSNAVQIHVTGGTAVPGGGSQTVSSSCQTAGTIRQRTISGTQTNASSVGGNLTTTAQQTQPPTTQSQQQTPPNGPGVGAVGAGAAAAAGNSTPPQGGGQLAGGSAAAPRLKVEDALSYLDQVKYQYADQPQIYNNFLDIMKEFKSHCIDTPGVIERVSTLFKGHAELIYGFNMFLPPGYKIEMQHDALGFSVPVVSMPSPPGAPSSTGTVHMIAGTGNSPLATAGNVNAHTTTPTSSLKPTALAQTPGPPVGGAAAASVAAVPQIQTAGAVNLMTHGGASLTQTTIHALQPSAGAAQSPGGGHVHVTSSSATVPPAGVGGVGVSVSAHNIPQNYSRDRGEQRATITPTGPASVPAPGGASIVVGGGPPTPNSLSELSPHAAAAGQHNLHHIQQAHQSILLGETTGQQNQPVEFNHAITYVNKIKHRYQSQPAKYKKFLEILHAYQKEQKVMKESSGGVGGGAMTQDKMLTEQEVYTQVAKLFGQDEDLLREFGQFLPDATNHQSSAAAAAAAQYMSKSALHNDHHKKQQQQQQTVQQQRTTTTATLSGGAHISMSSASPSAVPNSGSPLHLSSGATLSQIDSSSAHAHAAAIGNLSAVNTSVSIKSCGVQQNHIISSSGGSIFEKEYHGLGQQQQQQQQQQLQQQQHRGLPPHLQGGQTAAGLRGTATGGAMLDQRNNHHAQKYVAQHPHQNMSQKKSPSYGGGNMANANMPHHHHLGENSLDRNSPNIASYVTPAQLPPHPHHNAHNSSGGSNRQRQVDELSTAATIGSALSTGGPPPAKRPKPYCRDVSFSEASRKCTISDAAFFDKVRKALRNPEVYDNFLRCLTLFNQEIVSKTELLVLVSPFLVKFPDLLRWFTDFLGPPMSGQLSGAAGAGGLIDGLPLAATQRQGSNSSSHDRASSHQSTDYVQDVDLSLCKRLGASYCALPQSTVPKKCSGRTALCREVLNDKWVSFPTWASEDSTFVTSRKTQFEETIYRNIHRTEDERFELDLVIEVNSATIRVLENVQKKMSRMSPEELAKYHLDDHLGGTSQTIHQRAIHRIYGDKSGEIIQGMKKNPSVAVPIVLKRLKVKEEEWRDAQKSFNKQWREQNEKYYLKSLDHQAINFKPNDMKALRSKSLFNEIETLYDERHDQEDDAMEAGGPHLVLPYKDKTILDDAANLLIHHVKRQTGIQKQEKQKIKQIIRQFVPDLFFAPRQPLSDDERDDDDTKMDVDSPLSRCAPKGVGTPSSEGASPARSNASSSSSSNNANNATANSAAVAASIKKESEEATAKATTGATASSDDATPSTSTAAAAAAATSSSSATVGDAKDNKAESEEGATKSNNNNSLSATGASPRRPEDAAAAASAELSVKQEQVDFANPTLLPAHAQGQRENESYSLFFANNNWYLFMRLHAILCDRLHVMYERARLLAIEEERCRVNRRESTATALRLKPKPDVQVEDYYPTFLDMLKNVLDGNMDSNTFEDTMREMFGIYAYISFTLDKVVSNAVRQLQYCVTERAALDCVELYASEQRRGSTGGFCREAHKSFEREMGYQRKAESILNEENCFKVYIYKIDCRVTIELLDSESEETEKPAVLKAQKFSKYVERLANPALGGGVGGNGGGGGGSGGNNATSGNDNMVESTDIKMEEEEENAELVRGTRKARFLLRNKRRSQLHEEQVRQLFEQKRHCGAASEANPPSTDGGATANSNNNNNTNTNNNNNSSWNKRAPERLGAAQLGLAEQYAFHDRDEISTNASNGRCFVTSKNLNLLKYDAVRRAKKSHCRVTQLKYKRFQSYVNKWLQQHVTEQSQQHCSDWLLGKTPEQINASGWGATSKTKSLQQKDTSKTPYRIYTRYKVLQPTSSSSSNIATAATAALPATVAAVAATATAVVSVANNAAAVSTGSSLLNAAETTTTSNAPQQHCNSAAAAATAGGNAETGLQQVRPMES, from the exons ATGATGAAACGCACGCGCATCGATGAAGTGCAATTTGGCACACGAACTGGCCCCGGACCAGGAGGAGGAGTAGGCGTTGGTGGAGTTGGAGGTGTCGGTGTCGCTGGATCAGCTGCCAATAGTGCCGGCGGCGGCGTGGTCAACTCGGCTGGTGGCGTTACCATTGGCACAGTGGTGCCAAATGCGCACAGTGCCACAATCAGTAGCATTAACTCGATACATCATCGGATATTGACGCCACAGCATGGCGGTGCCCAGACAATTGCCTATCTGCCGTCCACAACGCCAACGGCGGCTACGAATCTGAAaacaacgagcagcagcagcaacaccgcCAGCATTGTCGATAGCGCCAGCACCGGTGCTCAAACAACCGCTGTGGTGCCCGTTGGCGTTGGCGGCGTCGTCGTATCCACGGGCAGTGCGGCCACACAAACCTTGCAGTATACCACAT CTTACAGCGTCGCCTCCATACAAGCGGGTGGCACTTTAAAAGCCAGTCCAGCGGACAGCAATGCAGTGCAGATTCATGTCACAGGAGGCACTGCAGTGCCTGGAGGAGGCTCACAGACAGTCTCAAGCAGCTGCCAGACAGCTGGCACAATAAGACAGCGGACAATTAGCGGCACACAGACAAACGCCAGCAGTGTTGGCGGCAATCTGACCACAACGGCACAGCAAACCCAACCCCCAACCACACAATCGCAGCAACAAACGCCTCCCAATGGACCCGGTGTGGGTGCAGTaggagctggagcagcagcagctgctggcaATAGCACTCCTCCGCAGGGCGGCGGTCAATTGGCTGGCGGCAGTGCCGCCGCGCCACGCCTCAAGGTCGAGGATGCGCTCAGCTATCTGGATCAGGTGAAATACCAGTATGCAGATCAGCCACAAATCTACAATAATTTCCTCGACATTATGAAAGAATTCAAGTCGCACTGCATCGATACGCCCGGCGTCATAGAGCGCGTCTCGACGCTCTTCAAAGGCCATGCCGAACTCATCTATGGCTTTAACATGTTTCTGCCGCCTGGCTACAAGATTGAAATGCAACATGATGCGCTCGGTTTCTCGGTGCCCGTCGTCTCGATGCCATCGCCGCCAGGTGCGCCCAGCAGCACCGGCACCGTGCACATGATTGCCGGTACCGGCAACAGTCCGTTGGCAACGGCGGGCAACGTAAATGCGCACACAACGACGCCCACCTCGTCTCTGAAGCCAACAGCGTTGGCACAAACTCCTGGACCACCAGTTGGCGGTGCTGCGGCGGCGTCAGTAGCGGCTGTGCCACAAATACAAACGGCTGGTGCCGTCAATTTGATGACACACGGCGGTGCATCGCTCACCCAGACTACCATACATGCACTGCAGCCGTCTGCTGGAGCGGCACAATCGCCCGGCGGTGGTCATGTGCATGTGACGAGCAGCTCAGCAACTGTGCCACCAGCTGGTGTTGGTGGCGTGGGCGTCTCCGTGTCGGCGcataatataccgcaaaactATTCGAGAGATCGCGGGGAGCAGCGTGCAACGATCACGCCAACGGGTCCGGCTTCGGTGCCGGCGCCTGGCGGTGCCAGCATTGTGGTTGGTGGTGGTCCGCCAACACCCAATTCATTGAGTGAGCTGAGTCCGCATGCGGCGGCAGCGGGTCAGCACAATTTGCATCACATTCAGCAGGCGCATCAATCGATACTGCTGGGCGAGACGACGGGCCAGCAGAATCAGCCTGTGGAGTTTAATCACGCCATCACCTATGTGAATAAAATTAAG CATCGCTACCAAAGCCAGCCGGCCAAGTACAAGAAATTCCTGGAGATACTCCATGCCTACCAAAAGGAGCAGAAGGTGATGAAGGAGAGCAGCGGCGGCGTCGGTGGCGGCGCCATGACTCAAGACAAAATGCTCACCGAACAGGAGGTCTACACCCAGGTGGCCAAACTCTTTGGCCAGGACGAAGATTTGCTGCGTGAATTTGGCCAATTTTTACCCGATGCAACCAATCATCAGTCgtcggcagcggcagcagcagccgcacaATACATGTCCAAATCGGCGCTGCACAACGATCATCacaagaagcaacagcagcagcaacaaacggtgcaacagcaacgcacaacaacaacggccaCATTGAGTGGCGGTGCCCACATCAGCATGTCCTCGGCATCGCCATCGGCTGTGCCCAACAGCGGCTCGCCGTTGCATCTCAGCAGCGGGGCGACGCTGTCGCaaatcgacagcagcagcgcacaCGCGCATGCCGCGGCCATTGGCAACTTGTCGGCTGTTAATACGAGCGTCAGCATCAAATCCTGCGGCGTGCAACAGAATCACATTATTAGCAGCAGCGGCGGTAGCATTTTTGAGAAGGAATATCATGGCTTgggccagcaacaacagcagcagcaacaacagcaactccagcagcaacagcatcgtGGTTTGCCGCCCCATCTGCAGGGCGGCCAGACGGCTGCTGGATTACGTGGCACGGCGACTGGCGGTGCAATGTTGGATCAGCGCAACAACCATCATGCCCAGAAATATGTGGCACAGCATCCGCATCAAAATATGTCGCAGAAAAAGTCACCGAGCTACGGTGGCGGCAACATGGCTAATGCTAATATgccgcatcatcatcatctgggCGAGAATTCGCTCGATCGCAATTCGCCCAACATTGCAAGCTATGTGACGCCAGCACAATTGCCACCGCATCCGCATCACAATGCGCACAACTCgagcggcggcagcaacaggCAACGGCAAGTGGATGAATTGTCCACAGCGGCAACAATTGGAAGCGCTCTCAGCACAGGAGGACCACCGCCAGCGAAGCGTCCGAAGCCATATTGTCGCGACGTCAGCTTCTCGGAGGCGTCGCGCAAATGCACCATCTCGGATGCTGCCTTCTTCGATAAGGTGCGCAAAGCATTGCGCAATCCCGAAGTCTATGACAATTTCTTGCGGTGCCTAACACTCTTCAATCAGGAGATTGTCTCCAAAACGGAGCTGCTCGTCTTGGTGTCACCGTTTCTCGTCAAGTTTCCCGACTTGTTGCGCTGGTTTACGGACTTTTTGGGTCCGCCTATGTCGGGACAACTTAGCGGAGCCGCTGGCGCTGGCGGCTTGATCGATGGCCTGCCTTTGGCGGCCACTCAACGGCagggcagcaacagcagctcgcACGATCGTGCAAGCAGTCATCAGAGCACGGATTATGTACAAGATGTGGATCTATCACTCTGCAAGCGCCTTGGTGCCTCCTACTGCGCTCTGCCACAATCCACGGTACCCAAGAAGTGCAGCGGACGCACTGCGCTTTGTCGCGAGGTGCTCAACGACAAGTGGGTCTCGTTTCCGACGTGGGCTAGCGAGGATTCCACGTTTGTGACCTCGAGGAAGACACAGTTTGAGGAGACGATCTACAG GAATATTCACAGAACGGAGGACGAGCGTTTCGAGCTGGATCTGGTGATTGAGGTGAACAGCGCCACAATTCGAGTGCTCGAGAATGTGCAAAAGAAAATGTCCCGGATGTCACCCGAAGAGCTGGCCAAATATCATTTGGACGATCATCTGGGTGGCACTTCGCAAACAATACATCAGCGAGCTATTCATCGCATTTATGGCGACAAATCCGGCGAAATTATTCAGGGCATGAAGAAGAATCCTTCAGTCGCGGTGCCCATTGTACTCAAGCGACTGAAGGTCAAGGAGGAGGAATGGCGGGATGCCCAAAAG agTTTCAACAAGCAGTGGCGCGAACAGAACGAGAAATACTATCTGAAATCTCTGGATCATCAGGCCATCAATTTCAAGCCCAACGATATGAAGGCGCTGCGTTCCAAGAGTCTGTTCAATGAGATTGAGACGCTGTACGATGAGAGGCATGATCAGGAGGATGATGCCATGGAGGCGGGTGGACCGCATCTTGTCCTGCCATACAAGGATAAGACCATACTCGACGATGCGGCCAATTTGCTTATCCATCATGTGAAACGGCAGACGGGCATCCAGAAGCAGGAGAAGCAGAAAATCAAACAGATTATTCGACAATTTGTGCCTGATTTGTTCTTTGCGCCTCGGCAACCGCTCAGCGACGATGAACGCGATGATG ATGACACTAAAATGGACGTCGATTCGCCGCTGAGTCGCTGCGCCCCCAAAGGCGTTGGCACGCCCAGTAGCGAAGGCGCCTCCCCAGCGCGCAGCAatgcgagcagcagcagcagtagcaacaatgCGAACAATGCCACTGCCAATTCAGCAGCTGTGGCGGCCTCCATCAAGAAGGAGTCGGAGGAGGCGACGGCAAAGGCAACGACGGGGGCAACCGCGTCTTCAGATGATGCAACGCCGTCgacgtcaacagcagcagcggcggcagcagcgacatCATCATCTTCAGCAACTGTCGGCGATGCAAAGGACAACAAGGCCGAGTCAGAGGAGGGAGCGacgaagagcaacaacaataacagcctATCGGCAACTGGCGCAAGTCCAAGAAGGCCAGaagatgcagcagcagccgcgaGCGCCGAGTTGAGTGTGAAGCAGGAGCAAGTGGATTTTGCGAATCCCACGCTACTGCCAGCGCACGCGCAGGGACAACGCGAG AACGAATCCTACTCGCTGTTTTTCGCCAACAACAATTGGTACCTATTCATGCGGCTGCATGCGATTCTCTGCGATCGTCTGCATGTGATGTACGAGCGTGCTCGACTTTTGGCCATCGAGGAGGAGCGTTGTCGTGTTAATCGGCGAGAGAGTACGGCAACGGCGCTGAGACTGAAACCCAAGCCCGATGTGCAGGTCGAGGATTACTATCCCACGTTCCTGGACATGCTCAAGAATGTGCTTGACGGCAACATGGACTCGAATACCTTTGAAGACACGATGCGTGAAATGTTTGGCATCTATGCCTACATTTCCTTTACGCTAGACAAG GTGGTCTCGAATGCTGTGCGGCAACTTCAGTATTGTGTCACAGAGCGTGCCGCCCTCGACTGTGTGGAGCTCTATGCCAGCGAACAGCGACGCGGCAGCACTGGAGGATTCTGTCGCGAGGCACACAAGAGCTTCGAGCGGGAGATGGGCTATCAGCGCAAGGCCGAGAGCATTCTTAACGAGGAGAACTGCTTCAAAGTGTACATT TACAAGATTGATTGTCGCGTGACCATCGAACTGCTCGATTCGGAGTCCGAGGAGACGGAGAAACCAGCCGTGTTGAAGGCACAAAAGTTTAGCAAATATGTTGAACGTTTGGCGAACCCAGCATTGGGTGGTGGAGTAGGTGGAAAcggagggggaggaggaggtaGTGGTGGCAACAATGCTACCTCGGGCAATGACAACATGGTGGAATCAACGGACATCAAAatggaagaggaagaggagaaCGCCGAG CTGGTGCGTGGGACACGTAAAGCGCGCTTCCTATTGCGCAACAAGCGTCGATCGCAGTTGCACGAAGAGCAGGTGCGTCAACTCTTCGAACAGAAACGTCACTGTGGTGCTGCATCCGAAGCGAATCCTCCATCCACTGATGGTGGCGCAAcagcaaatagcaacaacaacaacaatactaataccaacaataacaacaacagcagttggAACAAGCGAGCACCAGAGAGATTGGGTGCAGCACAACTGGGCCTGGCAGAGCAGTATGCCTTTCATGATCGCGACGAAATCAGCACAAATGCCAGCAATGGACGCTGCTTTGTGACCAGCAAGAATCTCAATCTACTCAAATACGATGCAGTGCGTCGTGCCAAGAAG AGTCATTGCCGCGTCACACAGCTCAAGTACAAGCGGTTTCAGAGCTATGTCAACAAGTGGCTGCAACAACACGTCACCGAACAGTCGCAGCAACATTGCAGCGACTGGTTGCTGGGCAAGACGCCGGAGCAGATCAATGCCAGTGGCTGGGGCGCCACCAGCAAGACGAAATCGTTGCAGCAAAAGGATACGTCGAAGACGCCTTATCGGATCTATACGCGCTACAAGGTGCTGCAGCCAAcgtcgagcagcagcagcaatattGCTACAGCTGCGACCGCAGCACTgccagcaacagttgctgctgtggcagccacagcgaCCGCAGTCGTCTCAGTGGCCAATAATGCAGCAGCCGTCTCCACCGGCAGCAGCTTGTTGAATGCTGCTGAAACAACGACTACATCGAATGCACCGCAACAGCATTGCAACAGCGCTGCGGCAGCTGCCACGGCTGGCGGAAATGCAGAGACTGGATTGCAGCAGGTTCGACCAATGGAAAGCTAA